The region GCGACCGCGCCGGACCGGGCGTACTCGGTCGGGTGGTTGGTCTGGTAGCAGACCACGTCCTTACGCGCGTCCGTGCCGCACACGCTGAGCGTGCCGGGGTTCGCCGCGGCCGTCTCGGCCTGGTTGAAGCCCCGGTAGTAGCTGTCGATGCGGACCCCGAACCCCTGTCGGGTCAGGACGGCCGCGTTAGGGCGTTCCTTCGCGGCGTGCAGGGTGACCACGGCGGTGTCGCCGTCGACGGACATCGCCGCGAAGCCCGTCCGGCCGTGCACGGTGTGCGCGGAGTCGCCGGGGAACGCCGTGGTGGTGGGGTTGCCGTGGTAGGTGTGGACTTCACGGCCGGACGGGTCGGCGACGGTCACGCGGTCGCCGGGTGCCAGCTTGAGCGACGCGAAGTGCACCTTGACGTAGCTGGAGCCGGGCTCGGTGAGCACCACCTGCCAGGAACGGCCGGTGGGCGCGTACCGGAGGGACTCGCTGCGGGACTTCAGCTCACCCGCCTTGGTGACGTGCTCGTTCACGGTCGGTTGTGGTGTTTGTGCGGGTTCGGCCTGGGCAGGGACCGCAGCCGGTACGGGTGTGGCCAACGCCAGTGCAGCCGCCATCGGCAGTAGCAGGGACCGGATGGACAAGGCGCACCTCCTTGGAAAGGTCGTTTCCGGTGGTGGCGGCGGATCCGGCCAGACCTCGGGTCGAGGCCGGGCCGGACCCGTACGGTCGCACGACCGGAGCCCGCGGCTCCAGCGCCGAGAGTCCTGATCTCACCCGATCCGGGCGCGATACGCCTCGTAGTCCACCTTCACGACCTGGTGCGCCCGCGTCAGCAGGTCCCGCATGACCGTGAGGTCGATCGGTACGACGTGCAGCGCGCTGCCGTGCGCGTGGGCGCGACAGGTGAGCCAGGCCCGGTCGCCGAAGCGGAACAGGTAGCTCCGGAACCCGAACGTGATCTCGCCCCACTCCATGAAGGCGAGCCGCCCGGTGAAGTACTTCGGCAACGCCGAGTCGTCCAGCGAATCGTCGTCCACCTTCTCGTGCAGCACCTTCGGGTCACGCCCGCCGAACACCGCTTCGTACGGCGTCAGGTCCGGCCAGTCGCGCAGCGCGTCGATCGTGCGGCCGACGGAGAACAGGAAGTGCGGCACGTACACCTGGTCGTCGCCGACGGTGAAGTCCACCCCGGTCACGAAGATCCGGATACCGCGCCCACCCCCGTGCACCACGTCGGCCGGTTTCACCACCACCCCGAACGACGCCCGATCGCCGAAAACAGCCGACCCCACCAGGCCCCCTCGCACCCGTCGACGCCCACCGGCCCGAACACTATCCCCGATGCGCACGCGTCCCACCGTGCTGCCCCGATCGGCCGACGTCCGGCGTGGCGAGAAGACGTACGCCGCCGTTCTTCGGGAAGATCAGCAGGGGAGCGGCCGACCCGTGCCCCGCCCGTCGAGGACAAGGGAACCGGCATGGTCTCGGGCAATGAGAACGCCGCCAAGCTCGCGGTGCTCATCGACGCCGACAACGCGCGGCCCACGATCGCCGAGGCGCTGCTGGCCGAGGTGGCCAAGTACGGCACGGCGCACGTCAAGCGCGCTTACGGCGACTGGACCGGCACGAGCCTCAAGGGCTGGAAGGACCGGTTGCTCGCCCAGTCGATCCAGCCCGTGCAGCAGTTCGCGTACGTCACCGGCAAGAACGCGACCGACGCCGCGATGGTCATCGACGCGATGGACCTGCTCTACACGGGACGTTTCGACGGCTTCTGCATCGTCTCCAGCGACAGCGACTTCACCCGCCTCGCCTCACGCCTGCGCGAGTCCGGCCTGACGGTGTACGGCTTCGGTGAGCGCAAGACCCCGAAGCCGTTCGTGGCGGCCTGCGACAAGTTCGTCTACATCGAGAACCTCGCCCACCCGGACAGCGGCGTCGTAGCGGCCGACGCGGCGCTCTCCCCGCCCCAGCGGACGCCCGCCGAGCAGCTCGTCGGGGACAAGGCGCTGGTCAGCCAACTGGCCAACGCGGTGGAAGCGGCGTCGGACGACGACGGGTGGGCCGCGCTGGGGTCGGTGGGCAACATCATCACCAAGCAGCACCCGGACTTCGACTCGCGCACCTACGGCTACGGGAAGCTCAGCGACCTGATGACGGCGACCACGCTGTTCGACTCCGAGCGCCGCAGCCCCGGCGACGGCAAGCCGGGCGTCGTCTACGTGCGCGCCAGGCGTCCGCGGGGTGGCAAGCGGTCCTCTTGACCGGCCCGGTCAGACGGTGGCGGTGACGACGCCGAGGAGCAGCTCGTCGCGCTGGGCGTCGGTCAGGGTGCCGAACTGGTTCGGGCTCTCGGTCGAGCCGACCGGCGGCTGCTTGGCGGTGGCCGCGCACGTGGTCGTGGCCGTCGTCGCCTCGACGGCGTCGGCGATCGGCTTCCCGGTCCGGGCGGCCCGCACCTCGACCCGCAGCACACGGTTGAACAGCCGATTCTTGAACAGGGCAGTCCCCGCCGTGCCTCCGATGGTCCGGTACTCGCACTCCCGCACCTCGATGACGCCGAGCACCATCACGCACGCGACCAACTGGAGGGCCGTGTTCACCTCGGCCTTCCACTCGTCGGGCAACGTGGCGACGTCCGAAGTCATGTCAGCGTCGGGCCCGAACGCGGTACCCCGCGTGGCGCGAACGGAGACCGCAATCGTGTGCGGGCCGGGCCCGGTATAGGCCGCAGCGTCAGGAAACCCGTTCCCGTCGCAGACGGCCGAGTACCCGCTGGCCACGATCGACGGACCTGCGGAGGTAGTGGTCGTGCTCGTGCTCGAAGAGGTAGCCGACTGCGTGACCGTGACCGTGACGACGGCCGGCGGCGGCGAAGCACACGCGGTCGTCGCCAACACGCACACCATCGCCGCCCATAAACCGCTCCGCTTGTTCCACCCCACGGCAGCGAAGCTACCGACCCACGATCCCCACCGGCACCGGTTCACCTCACACGACCGGAAACTTCCGAGTGAGGGCTGGGCCGATCTCAAGAGGATCGGCAGCCAGCTCCACGACCTGCACCAGCGCCCCCGGCGCGACTCGTACAGCATCCACACGAACCCGTAGCCGCCGTGAACTCTGGCACAGTTCATGAGGAAGTGAGCGGCAAGGACGAGAAGTCGGAGGAAGCTCTCCGGTTTTTCGAAGAGATAAAGTCTCGTCGTATTCCGGTCACCGTGGTGGACGTGGAGATCAAGCTTGCGGCACACATGCGGAAGAACGGGATTCCGTCTGCCACGTTGGTATTGAACAATTTTCCGTGTCGCGGTCCGATGGGGTGTGACGCGCTGGTTCCGGTGGTTCTCCCACCCGGTTATACGATGACGGTATATGGTCCTGACGGGTTCAGGCAGGAATACAAGGGAGGTGGGACCTCGAAGTGGGTGCCCTAGACGTGTACTACCTGTACGAGCACGGCGACATTCCCGTCACACTGTCCACAGTGGACGAGGTAGACGCCTTGCTTGACCGCGTTCGCGTCGAGTCCCCGCCGGCAGCGCCCATGCTGATGGATGTACACCTGTCGGGCGATCCGTACGCGCAAGGGTTGGACGTCGGCGTAGCGGTTGATCGCGGCGTGATCCGGTATTCAGGGCGGGAGTGGCCGCACGGTGTTGTCAGCACCGGGGACGGTTCTGCGGACGGTGAACCGCGTTCATACTTCTACATGGGGCATGGCCGCGAGTTCCCTGCAAACTCGGAAGTTCCTATCGACGTTATCCGAAAGGCCGTGAAGGAATTCATGGAGTCAAACGGGGCGCGCCCTACCTGCGTTCGGTGGCAGGATGCGTCGTAGATGACGACTACACCCGCCGACCAGCAGGAGCTACACTAAGTAACCAGTTGTGCCGTCTTCGTAATCGGGGCAGCCGAGATGACGGGAAGACGTCGTGATGGACGCCGTTCCCGATTCTTCACAGAACGCATTTTCGGACCCGACCGGCGCGCGATCCTCGCCGCCGACCTGTCCACTGTGGGTGATCGAGAAGCGCGGGAACGCGACGCCGAACGCGACCGGTTGCGGCGGGTCGTCGCCGACCTCGCCCGCCGACAGAACTCGATCATCAGGCAGGCGCAGGACGGCGACCCCGACGACCCATTCACCCGCGTCCTGCGCGGCACCTATAACGATCTTGAAGCCGAACGGCACGCCGCCCTGTCCGCCGTCGCCGCGTTGGACGCCACCGACGACGCCGCACTCGCCCGGACACGGCGGACGTGGCACTGCTGGACCTGCTCCCGTACTTCACCGGAAACCTGTCCCACGCACCGGAACCGCTGCTGCGTTTGTTTTCGAGGCAACCAGCCTCACCGTCCAGATCACCGACGACGGCGACCACGTGATCATCAGCGTCCGGCTACCCGCCGACACCGGGCCCGAGATCACCAACACGGCGGGAAAGATCAACACCATGGCCGGCGAACCACACGAAACGCCTGGTCACGGTGTGAGCGGCGCTCGTGTGGATGCTGTACGTGCCCCCGGCAGGATTCGAACCTGCGACCTCGGATCAGAATTTCCGAACCAGCCGGATCCATGAGTCTCCAGCTGGGATTATGCCGTGGAGTTGCGTCGCACCGCTGCTTGGTTTCTTGCAAGCCTTGGCAGCGCTCATGCGGTCTGCGTAGGGCCGGTTGGCTCCAGGTGTGGCTCTACGTGAGCTAGCGATGACTCACCTCAGGATTCCCCCTGACCTGTCGTTGCAGGTCAGGGGGCCTTCAAGCCAGCGCCCCCGGCAGGATTCGAACCTGCGACCTCGGGATTAGAAGTCCCTCGCTCTCTCCACTGAGCTACGGAGGCTGGAGGGGCTGTTGACCACGCGCTGTAGCAGCGTAGCTGCCCCACCGGACTCATCGTCCGGGAGACGTGGACCGTTTCCGTCCAGGCACCGGAAGAGTGATCAAGTTGGCCGAAAAGTGATGTGGATCACGTTAGGCGGGCGGTTGAGGCGCGTTCCACGAGGGAAACGGGGAGTCTGGTCGGCTCTCCTGGTCTCCCTCCGTCCAGCAGGCGGAGGGCCAATTCGCCCGCTCGACGGCCTTTTTCGGCCAGGGGTTGACGCACCGTAGTCAACGGGGGCTCCGCGTGCTCGGCTTCCGGCACGTCGTCGAACCCCATCACCGACACGTCGGCGGGCACGCGGAGACCTAGATCACGTACGGCCTGAAGTGCGCCGAGCGCCAGTTCGTCCGAAGCGCACAGCAGCGCCGTGGGGCGGGGCGTCAACGACAGCAACTCCCGTGCGCCTGAACGGCCCATCGACCGGTTGCTCCCAGCGCACTCCCACACCGGCGCGTGACCCACCACGTCCCGGTACCCGGTCAGGCGGTCGCGGGTCACCCGGAACGCACCTTCGCGTCCACTCAGGAAACCCGCGCGCGTCCCGAACGTCAGCACCCCGAACCGCCGGTGCCCCAGCTCCCACAGGTGTGCCGCGGCCATCCGTGCGCCGCCCACGTCGTCCACCTCGACCCGTGCGGTGTCCGGCAGCACGGGCTGGTCGATCACGACCAACGGCAGTCCGCGCGCCCTTACGACGTCCAGCGCCGGCGCGTCGTCCGGCAGCGAGTACGCCACGACCACGTCCGCCTGAGCGCGCGCCACGGTCGACGGGCGCGGTCCGCCCTCGGTGCCTCCGGGCATCAGCACCAGGCAGTGGTCGTGACCGTCGACGGTGGACGCGAGGCCGTCCAGCACGAGTGACACCGCAGGGTCGGAGAACGCCGCGCACAGCGGCTGGCCGAGCATGATGCCGACCGCCGCGCTGTGTCGGGTGGCGAGGCTGCGCGCGACCGGGTCGGGGCCCGCGTAGCCGATCGACGCCGCGGTCTCCAGGATGCGTTCGCGCAGCGCCGCCGAGAGCTGGTCGGGCCGGTTGTAGGCGTTGGAGACCGTGGCGCGCGACACCCCGACCGCGCTGGCCACGGTGTCGAGGGTCGGTTTGCGGGGGCGGTCCACGTGACGAGGTTAACCAGCGGACCCGGTGGATGTCCTGAAGCGCTTCAGCCAGACTCTCCGCATGCGCCTCGCGGTCTTCACAGTGTTCCTCTTCAACGGGGCCGTGTTCTTGTCCTGGGCTGCCCGGATGCCGACTCTCGCCGCACAGGTGGGCGCGAACGAGGCGACCCTGGGCCTGGCGCTGCTCGGCTCCAGCATCGGACTCGCGATCACCGCGCCCTTCGCGGCCCGCCTGTGCGCGACGGTCGGCGCGCGCCGGCTGATCGTGATCGGCGCGATCGTCACGGTGCTGGCCGCGCCCGCCCTCTCGCTGGCCGGCTCGCCGCTGCACCTCGGCTTGAACCTGTTCGTGCTCGGCGGCTGCGGCGCGGCGCTGGACGTCGGCATGAACGTCGCCGCGGTCGCCGCCTCGCGCGCCCTCGACCGACCGCTGATGCCCCAGTTCCACGCCGGGTTCAGCGTCGGCGGGCTGGTGGGCTCGCTGGGCGCTGCCGGCGCCTCCGCGGCGGGATGGGGGCTGCGCACGCACCTCGTGGTGGTCGCGGTTATCGGCGCGCTGGCGATGGCCGCCGTGGTCCGCTCGGTGCCCGGCGCTACCGGCGAGACGGCTGCGGAACGCGCCGGGGACCGTTCCGTCGTGCGCCGTCCGCTGCTGTGGCTGCTCGCGGGCATCACCGTGCTCTCCGCGATCGCCGAAGGCGCGTCGGCAGACTGGTCGACACTGTTCTTCGTCCGCGAACGCGGCCTTACGGAGGCGGTCGCCGCCGCGGCCTACGCGGGCTTCTCTATCACGATGGTCATCGCGCGCCTCGTCGGCGAACCCGTGCAACGTCGGCTGGGCCCATACCGGCTGCTCGGCGCGGGCGCGCTGGTCGCGTCGGCCGGGATCGGGCTGACCGTTCTGGTCGAGGCCCCGGCCGCCGGGTTCGCCGGCTTCGCACTGGCCGGGCTGGGCCTGGCGTTCTGCTTCCCGGTCGTCATGGACCTGGCGGGCGACGCCGGCAAGCGCGCCGACGGCACCGGCGGCGAACGCGAGATCGGCCTGGTGACGACGGTCGCCTACACCGGGTTCCTGATCGGCCCGCCGGCCATGGGCGCGATCGCGCACGCCAGCTCGCTCAGCGTCGCCCTGGGCGTCATCGCGCTGGTCGTCGCCCTGATCGTGCCCACGGTGTGGTTGGCGGACAAGGCCCGCGCCCGTGAACTCAGCCGGCCGGAAGCCGGTTCAGCGCGGCCTTGACCAACGGTTGGAGCGTCGCCACCATCTGCTCGTCCTTGCCGCCGATCAACGTCATCGCGACCAGGATGCTGCGGTTGGGGTTCACCGCGGTCGTAGTGGTGCACACCATCGCGTTGCCGTCCTGGTCGCACGACACCCACGACGAGTGCCCCTCTACGAGGACTTCGCGGCCTTTCGACTGCCGCTGACGTACGTGCTCGTACTTCTGGTAGAGCGCCGTGACGACGCTCGCGCCGTCGAACACGAACTGGCACGACTCCTGGATCTGGTCGTCGCGCCGCGCGGGTTCACGGGTCATCGAGCCGACCGGCTTCAGGTCGTCGGCGGTGAGCATCTTGCACGGGTCCACGCCCGCCACAGACCGCTGTTTGGCGATTTTCGGCGTCCCATCGGACGCGGCCGATGGGGTGGTCGTGGTGTTCGCGGGTGTGACGCCGGTCTCTGGCAACGGGTCGCCGTTGATGGTGTAGCTGCACGCCGTGAGGACGAGCGCGGAGAGGGCCGGCACGACCCACGTGCGAGAGCTGGTCACGATGGGCAACGGTAGCCGGTGTGATCAGGGCACGTCCGGCGGTTGGTGGTCGCGTTGCCGAGCCGCCTACGCTCGACCCCGTGCCCATCGACGCCCAAGTCCGCTCCACGCGCACCGGTCTGGTCCCCCTGCTGGTCGTCGGCACGGCGATAGCCGCGCTGCTGGCCGCCGGACTGGCCGCCGTGACCGGCGGCGACACGTCCGGCCTGCTCGTGGTGCGAGTGGTCACCGAATCCGCCGCCGTCGTGACGATCGGCTCTCTCCTGCTGGCCGCCTTCCTGGTGCCGCCGCAGCAGAACGGGACGCTGGCCGCCGACGGCTACGCCGCGCTGCGCACGGCCGGCTGGGCGGCTCTGGTGTGGACGCTCGGCGCGGTGGCCTCGGTCCCGTTCACCGCCGCCGACGCGCTCGGCCAGCCGGTGAAGGCGCTGCTGGACCCGTCGGTGCTGTTCACCGTCGCGGGCATCCTGGAGCAGACGAAGGCGTGGATGGTCACCGCGGTGATCGTGGCGCTGCTGGCGTTGGGCTGCCGGCTGGCGCTGTCCTGGGGCTGGACCACGGCGCTGTTCTTCCTGTCGGTGTTCGCGCTGGTGCCCGTGGCCGTGACGGGGCACTCGTCCGGCGGCGGCTCGCATGACATGGCCACGAACAGCCTGCTGTACCACCTGATCGGTGCCGCGCTGTGGGTCGGCGGGCTGATCGCGCTGCTAGCGCACGGCCGGCGCGGCGGGGAGCACCTCGGCCTGGCCACCACCAGGTTCTCCCGACTGGCGCTGGTGTGCTGGATCGTGATGGCGTTCTCGGGCGTGGTGAACGCGTGGGTGCGGCTGCCGCTGAGCCAGCTGTTCACCAGCGACTACGGCTTGTTCGTGCTGGGTAAGACGTTCGCGTTGGTCGCGTTGGGCGTGTTCGGCTGGTTCCAGCGGGAGAAGAGCGTCAAGCAGGTCGTGGCGACCGGGTCGGGCCGTTCGCTGCTCAGGCTCGCGGGCGTCGAAGTGCTGCTGATGTTCCTCACGATCGGTTTGGCCGCCGCGCTGAGCCGTACGCCACCGCCGGCGGAGGGGCGCGCGTTCCCGAGCACGGTGGAGCTGCGCATCGGCTACGACCTGTTCGGAGCGCCCTCGGTCACCCGCCTGTTGTTCGACTGGCGTTTCGACCTCATCTTCGGCACGGCGGCGATCGCGTTGGCGGTCGTGTACGTGCTCGGTGTGCTGCGGTTGCGCCGTAGGGGCGACAAGTGGCCGGTCGGGCGCACGGTCGCGTGGCTCGCGGGCTGCTTCACGGTGCTGTTCGCCACGTCGTCCGGGCTCGGCCGGTACGCGCCCGCGATGTTCAGCATCCACATGGAGAGCCACATGCTGCTCTCCATGCTTGCGCCCATCCTGCTCGTGCTGGGCGGTCCGGTGACGCTGGCGTTGCGCGCGCTGCCCACGGCGGGCAAGGACAACCCGCCCGGCGCGCGCGAGTGGATCCTCGCCTTCGTGCACTCGCCGGTGACGAAGGTCCTCACGAACCCGTTCGTCGCGCTGGCGCTGTTCGTGGGGTCGTTCTACGGCCTCTACTTCTCCGGACTGTTCGACTGGGCGTTGGACTTCCACTGGGCGCACCTGGCGATGAACGCCCACTTCATCCTGGTGGGGTACGTGTTCTACTGGCCGGTGATCGGCATCGACCCCGCGCCCAACCGGCTGCCGCCGTTGGGCCGGCTGGGGCTGCTGTTCGCCTCGATCCCGTTCCACGCGTTCTTCGGCATCGTGCTGATGAGCTCGCAGACCGTGATCGGCGAGAACTTCTACCGGGCGCTGGCCCTGCCGTGGGTGACGTCGCAGCTGGACGACCAGCGGCTGGGCGGCGGCATCGCGTGGGCGGCGGGCGAGGTGCCGCTGATCGTGGTGATGGTCGCGCTGCTGGTGCAGTGGGCGCGGTCGGACGACCGGGACGCGCGCCGCACGGACCGCAAAGCCGATTCGGACGGCGACGCGGACCTGGCGGCCTACAACGCGATGCTGCGCAAGCTGTCCGAGCGGGAGTGACGGCGGTACTCGCCCGGCGCGACGCCGTGCTCCCGCTTGAACGCTTTGACGAACGCTAACTCCGACGTATAGCCGGCACGCGCAGCCAGCGGGGCGTCGGTCACCTTGAACAGGCGTGCGGCGGTGAACTTCCGGACATGCTCGGCAGCGGCGGAGTGGTGCACACCGGCAGGCACTACGCCGACGGGCCGGTGCGGACGTCCTCGTTCACGTTCCCTGGTGATGCCGGGCCTCTTGCCGACGTCACGGGGGACTGACTCCCTCGCGTCGCACCCAGTGTCCTAAAGAGGCCGGCGGAACCCGCGCACCGCGAACACCCACCCGATCACCGCGAGCACGGCGCTGGTCCCCAACGCGGCCACCACACCCGTCACGGGGTGCGACAGGGCGAGCGCACGTGCCGCGTCCACGGCGTAGGTGAGCGGGTTGACGTTCGCGATCGCCTGGAGCCAGCCCGGCAGGCCGGACACCGGCACGTACGCGCTGGAGGCGAACATCAGCGGGAACATCGCCAGGAATCCCACGGTCTGCATGAGCTCGGCGTTGCGCAGCCAGCTCGCGATGGCCAGGAAAATCCAGCCCAGTGCCCAGCCCACGGCCAGCGCCAGGGCCAGCGCGCCGGCCACCCCGGCGATGCCGCCGGCCGGCGAGAACCCGAAGATCGTCACCGCGAACAGCAGCATCAGCACCAACTGCGCCGCGGTCCGGACCAGGTCCGACAGGCTGCGCGCGACCAGCACCGAGCCCAGCCGGATGGGCAGTGAGCGGAACCTGGCCAGCACGCCGTTCTTCATGTCGGTGACCAGCCCGACGCCCGCTTGGAGGGCGGACTGCATCGCCGTGTTGACCAGGATCGCGGGCATCAGGAAGTCGATGTAGGACACCCCGGCCGGGAAACCGGGCGTGTTCGCGATGCTCGCGAAGATCTGGCTGAACAGGGTGAGCATGATCAGCGGTTGCAGGATGCTGAACACGATCATCCGCGGGTCGCTGACCAGCGTGCGCAGCGAGCGCTGGGTCAGCACGAGCACCTGTGTGGCGAAATCCGTTCCGCGCCAACGGGTCTGTGGCGCGGCGAGAGTGGCGGTCATTCGGGAGCTCCTGTCAGGCCGCGTGTGCCGCGAGGGTGAGGTAGACGTCGTCCAGGGTCGGTTCGCCCAGCGCCAGCTCGGTGGCCTCCAGGCCCACCTCGTCCAGCGCGCGGACCACGACGGCCAGCTCGCGCGACGAGGTCACCGGCGCGGTGAGCGTGTTGAGCGCCGGGACGGGCTGCATGCCGGCGCGTTCCAGGGCTCCCTGCGCCTTGGGCAGGTCGGAGGCGTCGGCCAGGGTGACCGTCACGGTCCGCTGGCCCACCTGCGCCTTGAGCTCGGCGCTGGTGCCGGAGGCGACCACGCGGCCCTGCGCGAGGACCGTGATGGAGTCGGCCAGCCGGTCCGCCTCGTCCAGGTACTGGGTGGTGAGCAGGACCGTCGTGCCGTCGGTGACCAGGCCCTCCACGACCTCCCACAGGCCGAGCCGGCCGGCCGGGTCCAGGCCCGTGGTCGGCTCGTCCAGGAAGATCACCTCGGGGTGGCCGACCAGGCTCGCGGCCAGGTCCAGGCGTCGCCGCATCCCGCCCGAGTACGTGCGGGAGGGGCGCTTGGCGGCGTCCGCGAGGTCGAACAGCTCCAGCAGCTCGGTGCCGCGCACCTTGGCCTCCCGGGTGCTCGCGCCGAGCAGGCGGGCGATCAGGACCAGGTTGTCCAGGCCCGACAGGCTCTCGTCCACGGCGGCGAACTGGCCGGTCAGGCCGATCCGGCTGCGCACCTGGTGAGCCTGGGTCACCACGTCGAACCCGCCGACGGTGGCCGTGCCCCGGTCGGGCGGCAGCATCGTCGTGAGCACGTTGACCAGGGTGGTCTTGCCCGCGCCGTTGTGGCCGAGCAGGCCGAGCACGGTCCCCTTGGGCACGGCGATGCTCACCCCGTCCAGCGCTTTCTGCGCGCCGAACGCCTTGACGACGTCCGACGCCTCGATCATCAGGTCGTTCACTGGTCCCCCCTCAGTACGCCGTGCAGGTAGAGCTCAACGAGCTGGTCGGTGTCGGCGGAGGTCTCGCCGAAGCCCTCGCCTTGCATCCGGTTGGTGAACACCAGGCCCATCAGCAGCCGCGCGGCCAGTTCCGCGGGGACTCGCATCCGGTGCGCGTCCGGGGTGAACAGCTCGGCGATGCGCGCGGAGAGCAGCCGCATCTCCACGGGCGGGCCCTTGTGCTCGGAACCCTTGCGGTGCGGGTCGTAGCCGGACTCGCGCAGCACGCCCATGAGCCGCCAGGTCCGGTCGAGGTAGCCCGACACGGCGCTGATGGCCCACGACAGCCGGTCGGGGAGCTGTTCGACCTGGCGTGCTTCGGCGAGCACGGCCAGTTCGGCGTCGACCGCCAGCACGGAGCGGACGCAGGTGGCGATCAGCTCCTGCTTGTCCTTGAACGCCCGGAAGACCGTCCCCTCCGCGATGCCCGCGGCCTGGGCGATCTGGCTGGTGGTGACGTTCGCGCCGTGCTGGAGCAGCAGGGGGGTGGTGGCGGCGACGATGGCCTCGCGACGATCTTCGACGCTCATCGCCGGTGCGCGCTTGCGGCGCTGGGTGGTGTCTTCCGACATGGTGCAACACTATGAGTGAGTCCTCACTCATGTCAAGGAGTGAGGACTCACTCATAACTTGTCCACAGCCCTGCGGACCCCATCCACAGATTCCGGAACAGCTCTTTCCCCGCAGCTCCGAGCCCTGCAACCTGGACACCGGAGATCAACCCCAGGAGGCGGGAAATGGCTTACAACGACACGCGGATCACGGTGTGCGGCACCGTCGCGAGCAAGATCGCCCACACCAAGGTCGGCACCGGGTTCAGCCGTGTCGGGTTCCGGATCCACAGCCGGGAACAGCGCTTCGACCGCGGGCGCGACGACTGGATCGCCGGCCCGAACATGTTCCTGATGGTCACCTGCTGGCGCGAACTGGCGGACAACGTGCACGCGTCACTGAACCGGGGCGACCCGGTGGTGGTGCACGGCAAGGTCCGGGTCAAGGAGTTCAACGACGCCGGCCGGACCAGCCAGTTCATCGACATCGAGGCCATCGCCGTCGGCCCGAACCTGGCGTCCTGCACGGCCCACCCGATCCGCGACGCCGAAGGCCCCATCGTCGTCCCACCCCGCAGGGAGGACGAACTCCCCCTCGCCTTCGCCGGCCTGTCCCTCAACCGGCCGGGCTCGGGCGGTCCTGACTCGGGCGGTCCCGATCCGGGCGGCCCCGACCCGAGCAGCCCCGACCAGAGCCGCCGACCCGGGCCAGGCTCACCGTCCGACCACGGCCACCCACCGGTATCCGGCCGCCCGCCCGAAGTCGGTCCGCCTCCCGAGCCGAACCTCTCCGGGCCGGCCGACCCGGCCAACCCGGCTCACCCTCCGGTCGGCCGACCATCGGAAGCCGACCAGCCCAAGGAGGTGTCGAAAGCACCCTTCTGACCACGCGGCCGCCACCCATCGGGCGCCCCTGTCGCCCCTGGCCACCCACGTCGTCGCGGCACCCCCCGCCCCACCGTCCCGAATGCGTCGGCGCAGGTCACCGGCCTCCGTGTCGGACCGGAGTCGGCGCGGCGGCCAATGCAGTCGTTCGGCGGCGCGATCCAGGCCGCTGGTCCAGTGGGTGGGCGCCGTCCCGGTGACGCAGCGCAGTGAGCGGGGGCAACGGAGGTGTGGTCCTGGGCCGTTCGGGGCATGAATGGTGGAAACCGGTCGGCGTGCGGACTCGGCACGGAGAATGCGCGTCGAGTGTCGTCGTCACGAGCATCGAGGAGGGAGGTCGTGGGCAGCCGCTGAGGCGGTACCCAGGGCAGGCGAGAGGGCTTGACACCGCAACGAGTTCACGCATCCGGCTGGATCCGCTGGTCACAGCGCCGCACCCGCGCGGCGGCGACGCGCTGTGACAGGAGTGGGTGACCCACGTTCGCGTTAACTCTGCGTTGTCCCCACCTTCGTTGCCGGCGTCCGAGGTACTTGCCCGATCGGCACCGCTCTACGATCGCGGGCATGGCCGAGTTCATCTACACCATGAA is a window of Saccharothrix espanaensis DSM 44229 DNA encoding:
- a CDS encoding LacI family DNA-binding transcriptional regulator produces the protein MDRPRKPTLDTVASAVGVSRATVSNAYNRPDQLSAALRERILETAASIGYAGPDPVARSLATRHSAAVGIMLGQPLCAAFSDPAVSLVLDGLASTVDGHDHCLVLMPGGTEGGPRPSTVARAQADVVVAYSLPDDAPALDVVRARGLPLVVIDQPVLPDTARVEVDDVGGARMAAAHLWELGHRRFGVLTFGTRAGFLSGREGAFRVTRDRLTGYRDVVGHAPVWECAGSNRSMGRSGARELLSLTPRPTALLCASDELALGALQAVRDLGLRVPADVSVMGFDDVPEAEHAEPPLTTVRQPLAEKGRRAGELALRLLDGGRPGEPTRLPVSLVERASTARLT
- a CDS encoding NYN domain-containing protein → MVSGNENAAKLAVLIDADNARPTIAEALLAEVAKYGTAHVKRAYGDWTGTSLKGWKDRLLAQSIQPVQQFAYVTGKNATDAAMVIDAMDLLYTGRFDGFCIVSSDSDFTRLASRLRESGLTVYGFGERKTPKPFVAACDKFVYIENLAHPDSGVVAADAALSPPQRTPAEQLVGDKALVSQLANAVEAASDDDGWAALGSVGNIITKQHPDFDSRTYGYGKLSDLMTATTLFDSERRSPGDGKPGVVYVRARRPRGGKRSS
- a CDS encoding DddA-like double-stranded DNA deaminase toxin, which codes for MNSGTVHEEVSGKDEKSEEALRFFEEIKSRRIPVTVVDVEIKLAAHMRKNGIPSATLVLNNFPCRGPMGCDALVPVVLPPGYTMTVYGPDGFRQEYKGGGTSKWVP
- a CDS encoding MFS transporter, which encodes MRLAVFTVFLFNGAVFLSWAARMPTLAAQVGANEATLGLALLGSSIGLAITAPFAARLCATVGARRLIVIGAIVTVLAAPALSLAGSPLHLGLNLFVLGGCGAALDVGMNVAAVAASRALDRPLMPQFHAGFSVGGLVGSLGAAGASAAGWGLRTHLVVVAVIGALAMAAVVRSVPGATGETAAERAGDRSVVRRPLLWLLAGITVLSAIAEGASADWSTLFFVRERGLTEAVAAAAYAGFSITMVIARLVGEPVQRRLGPYRLLGAGALVASAGIGLTVLVEAPAAGFAGFALAGLGLAFCFPVVMDLAGDAGKRADGTGGEREIGLVTTVAYTGFLIGPPAMGAIAHASSLSVALGVIALVVALIVPTVWLADKARARELSRPEAGSARP
- a CDS encoding DUF3558 family protein; translated protein: MTSSRTWVVPALSALVLTACSYTINGDPLPETGVTPANTTTTPSAASDGTPKIAKQRSVAGVDPCKMLTADDLKPVGSMTREPARRDDQIQESCQFVFDGASVVTALYQKYEHVRQRQSKGREVLVEGHSSWVSCDQDGNAMVCTTTTAVNPNRSILVAMTLIGGKDEQMVATLQPLVKAALNRLPAG
- a CDS encoding Imm1 family immunity protein, whose protein sequence is MYYLYEHGDIPVTLSTVDEVDALLDRVRVESPPAAPMLMDVHLSGDPYAQGLDVGVAVDRGVIRYSGREWPHGVVSTGDGSADGEPRSYFYMGHGREFPANSEVPIDVIRKAVKEFMESNGARPTCVRWQDAS